CAAGGGCGGCAGGGTGATGGCCGCCCCGGGCAAGGCCGCGACCCAGGCGGCGACCATGTTGACCACGGTTACCGCCCAGCCCATGGGCACCAGGGCCAGATGCTCGAGCCCCAACGGCATCAACAGCAGCGACAGCATGGCGAAGGGCATCACCGCCACACCGGTGATCGGCACCGCCAGCAGATTGGCCAGCACCGACCACAGGGCGAAGCGATTGAAATGATAGGCGCCGTACAAAGCGGTGGAACTGCCCGCCACCAGGGTCGACAACACCACCCCGGCCAGATAAAGCAATAGCCGATGATGCGGGCGCGAATGGTTGACGCTCCAGCCGGCCATGGGCTTGGCCACCACTTCATAGGTGGCGATCAGGGCGGCGACGGCGGCAAAGGACATCTGGAAACTGGGACCGGTCAGCGCCTCGGGCGAGACCACCAGCACCAGCACCGCCGCCCAGGCGACCAGTCGCATGGACAGGGCCGAGCGGTCCAGCAGCACCGCCAGCAAGACGATGCCGGTCATCAGGAAGGCCCGTTGCGCCGGCACCGGGGCGCCGGCCAGCAGCATGTACAGGAAGGTCAGGATCATGGCCACCAGGGCGGCCCATTTCTTGATCGGATGATTAAGCGCCACCCGCGGCACCAGGGCCAGACCACCACGCAGGATGAAAAAGGCCATGCCGGCCAGCAAGCTCATGTGCAGGCCGGAAATGGACAGCAGATGGGCCAGGCCGGAATCGCGGTACTGATCCATCACCTGACGGGGGATACCGGCGGTTTCACCGGTGATCAGGGCGGCGGCGACACCGCCGGCGGCGCCGGGAATGGCTTCCGTCACCCGCAAGGTGACCTGATGACGCAACCGGTTGAGCCAATATCCCTGCCCCGGCGGGGTCAGGATTTCAACCTCGGACAGGCCGCTGCCCACCGCCCCCAGCCCCAGGAACCAGGCGTGGCGGGCGAAATCGAAGGCGCCGGGAGCTACCGGCTGCGATGGCGGCATCAGATTGGCCCACAGGCGGATTTCCGCCCCCACCGGCACCGGCTCGGTCTGCTTCAGCCGCAACCGCGCCTTGGTCGGCACCGGGCCGTCCAGATTGACCTGAAGCTGTTCCAGCGTCACCCGCTGACCACCATCGGCCACCGCCTCCACCTCGGCCACCACGCCGCTGACCAGCACCTTGCCCGAGTGGCGTTCCAAGACCGGGGCCTGCACCACGACACTGCGCCATTGACCAATGGCAAAGCCCAAGGTCAGCACCAGCAGCGGCAGGGCGATGATGGCGGTCCAGGCCCGCCGCCGCAGCACCACCCACGGAATCACCACCAGAACCGACAAAGCCAAGCCCAGCCACAGCGGCGGCTCGACCGGCAGGGAAAAATAAGCGGCGATCCCCAGGCCGAGAAAGACCGGCAGCCACAGCGGCCAACGCTCGCGCTCGGCCAGCAGCCGGTCCATGCGGTCAGACGCCCTTCTTGCGGTTCCAGGCGATGGCGGCCAGCACCAGGGCCGCTGCCGCCTGCACCCACGGGCCGATCAGACTGACCGGGGCGGCATCACGGGTGGGGAAAATCCACGCCTTCAATCCGTCGCCACCAATGCCGTCCATGACCTCGGGTAGCAGCCAGTACAACAGCACCGCCAACACGCACAACAACATGGCGGTGCGCCGCCGCGCCAGCAGCCGCACCGCCGCCACCAGGGCGATGTCGCGCAGGAACAGGGCCAGGATGGCCGCCGCCAGGGTCCATTCCCGTCCGCCGGCGGCAACAGTGGCGGCGCCCAGAACCACGGCCAGAACGGCCACCGGCAGCCAGGACGGCAGCCAGTCCCAGCGCTCGGCCCAATCGGAGGCCCGCAGCAGGCGCTTGATGTCGGTGACGTAAAGCGGCGAGGCCAGCAGCGACAGATAGGTCAGCGACGCCGCCACCAAGGCCGAACTGCCCAAGATGACGGCGAAAGGCGGTACCAATCCGCCCTGGAACAAGAAGCCCTGAAAAAATGCGATCTGATAAAGGGTGAAGGCCAGATAAGGCCAGGGCGACGGCGCATGGCCCAATTGCAGGCGGATCAGCCAGGCGATTCCCAGGAACAGCCAGGCGACCACGATGATTTCGTTGACCAGGGTAAAGGCCGGCACGGGGATGGAATTGCCGTACCATGCCATGGTGCCGCCCCAGCCTTTGGCCGCCGACGACAAAGCGGCCATCGGCCCCAAGGACGGCACGGCGGCGATGATGCCCAGCATCTGCGCCAAGGTGGTCGAACCGCGCCGCCGGCTGGCGTCGAAGCGATGCAGCAGCAGCACCACCAAAAGCGCGGTGGCCTGGGCGGCCAGACCGCCGACCAAGGTGGTGGCCAGATCGACCATATCCACCCGACCACGGACGAAGGGCAGAACCAGCAGGCACAGCAGAGCGCCGTACCAGACATAAGAGGTGCCGCCCAGCAGCTTGCCCCAGGCCATGGCCCACGGATTGGAGGCCGACAGACGCTGTACGTCCCAGGTGCCCTGGGCCACCTCCTCGACGAAGGAATCGGCGGCCAGCCGCCCGCCCCACAGCACCAGCAGGAAGAACACGATGTACTGCACCCATTGGGCCAGATCATCGACCCCGCTCAGATGCAGTCCAGCCACGGCCACGGCCAGCAGGGCCGGCATCAGCACCAGCCGGGTCGGGGTCAGCTCCAGCCACAGACAGCGTTGCAATTCGGGGTTCAGGCGCAACAGCGCGATGCCGGTCATGCCCGTTCTCCCATGTAAAGCTTCTCCAGATGACCGCCGGTGGGTGCGAGCGAGGTGACCATGACGCCCTGCTCCACCAGATGGCGCAGCAGATGGTGGCGGTCCAGCGGTTCGCCGTCGAAGGAAAACTCGATCTCGCCATCGATGATCTGGCAATCGGCCACCTTCGCCGCCCCCTGCATACCGGCCAGGGCGTCGCGGGCATCGCCGATCAGCCCCAGGCGCCAGCGCGATTTCGGCGCCGTCTCGCCCGACAGCACCGCCACCTGGGCGGCGCGGCCCTGGCGCAAGGCCAGCATGTGGGTGGAATAGTCCTCGAGCTCGGCCAGGATGTGCGACGACACCACGATGGTCATGCCGGCCATGTTCAAGGTGCGGATCAGGCCCGACAATTCGCGCCGGGCTTCCGGGTCCAGGCCCGAGGCCGGCTCGTCCATCAGCAGCAGGCGCGGCCGGTGCACCATGGAGCGCGCAATGGCCAGACGCTGGCGCAGGCCGCGCGACAAGGTGCCGGCGCGATCTTCCAGCCGGTTGCTCAGGCTGACCGCTTCCGCCGCCCATACCGCCGCCGCCTCCATATCGTTTTCATCCATGCCCTGAATGGCGGCGGCATGCAGCAGATTGCGCCGTACCGACAGATCGTCGTAGACGCCAAAAAAATCCTGTTGAAAGCCCAGCTTGGCATGGGCCAGACGCGGTTGTTCAAGCACATCGATGCCGTCGATGCGGACGGAACCGGCCAGCGGCCGCTCGAGCCCGGCCAGACAGCGCAACAGCGTGGTCTTGCCGGCACCGTTGGGGCCGACCAGGGCGGTGACCGACCCGGCGGGAAGGTCAAAGCTCACCTCGTCCAGGGCACGGTTGACGCCGTATTCGTAAACCAGCCCGCGCACGCTGACGAATTGATCCGACATGGATATGTCCTTATTCTTATTTCAACCGGACAACTAGCCCGCGTGGCGACAAAAAGTCAAACGCCACGGCGCATGGACCGATACCTAACCTTTCGCGCGGGAAAAAACCCATCCTATCGGGCAGGAATTTTGCCTTCCGATACGATGATCGGGCTGTCATGGGCGAAAGAATATGCTACAGAGTTCGCGAGTGCCAAATTTGTTGTCGGAGCCTCGCGCAATAATCATGCAGGTCGTCACCCGTTTCGCCCCCTCTCCCACCGGCTTTCTGCACATCGGCGGCGCCCGCACGGCGCTGTTCAACTGGCTTTTCGCCCGGCATCATGGGGGCCGCTTCCTGCTGCGCATCGAGGATACCGACCGGGCACGATCGACCCAAGCAGCCGTCGATGCCATTTTCGACGGCCTCAAATGGCTGGGCCTGGACGGCGACGGCGAACCGGTATTCCAGTTCGCCCGCATGGACCGCCACGCCGAGGTGGCCCGCCAGTTGGTGGCCGAGGGCAAGGCCTATTACTGCTATTGCAGCCCGGAAGAACTGGATGCCATCCGCGCCCAGCAGAAGGCCGAGGGCAAGCCCATGCGCTATCCCGGTATCTGGCGCGACCGCGATGCATCCGAGGCCCCCGCCGGTGTGCCCGGCGTCGTCCGCCTGCGTGCCCCGCAAGAGGGTGAGACCGTCATCGACGATCTGGTCCAGGGCGAGGTCAAGGTGGCCAATGCCCAACTGGACGACATGGTCTTGTTGCGCGCCGACGGCACTCCCACCTACATGCTTTCGGTGGTGGTGGACGATCACGACATGGGCATCACCCACGTTATCCGTGGCGACGACCACCTGACCAACGCCTTTCGCCAGTACCAGCTGTACAAGGCCTGTGGCTGGGACGTGCCGCGCTTCGCCCATATCCCGCTGATCCACGGCCCCGACGGCGCCAAGCTGTCCAAGCGCCACGGCGCCTTGGGGGCGGAAGCCTATCGTGACATGGGCTTTTTGCCCGAGGCCATGCGCAATTACCTGCTGCGCCTGGGCTGGAGCCATGGCGACGACGAGATCATCACCACCGAACAGGCGGTGGAATGGTTCACCCTCGACAACGTCGGTCGGTCGCCGTCGCGTTTCGACATGACCAAATTGACCAACCTCAACGGCCATTACATGCGCGGCGCCGATGATGCCCGCCTGGTCGAGCTGTTGGCGCCGTTGCTGGCGGCCAAGCTGGAGCACGCGGTCGATGCCGATGGCCAGGCCCGCCTGCTGGCCGGCATGAACGGGTTGAAGGAACGGGCCAAGACCCTGGTCGAACTGGCCGATCTGGCTGCCTTCTATGCCCGCCGCCGGCCTTTGGCGTTTGACGACAAGGCGGCCAAGGTGGTCGCCGACGGCGAGCAGATGGCGCTTTTGACCGAATACGCCGGCACCATCGAGGCCGCCGAGTGGAAAAAGGACGTTCTGGAGGAAGCCGCCCGCGTTTTCGCGGAGGCCAAGGGCCAGAAATTGGGCAAGGTGGCGCAGCCTTTGCGGGCGGCGCTGACCGGATCCTCGGTTTCTCCCCCCATCTTCGAGGTGATGGAGGTGTTGGGACGGGCCGAGACTTTGGGCCGCATCGCAGATACCACGGGAAAGGGTCGGCCTTGAACGAAACCGCCGTGCGTCACCCGGCGCCACGGCAAGGCACAACACTCGCACATTAGTGTGGATCACGGGGAAAGCTGACATGAGCACTAAGGAAAGCGTAACGCTTATCAACAACAGCACCGGTAAGCAGATCGAGATGCCCCTGCTGTCGGGCACCGTCGGCCCCAAGGTCATGGATATCCGCAAGCTTTACGGCGACATGGACATCTTCACCTATGACCCCGGCTACACCTCGACCGGTTCCTGTAAGTCGGCCATCACCTACATCGACGGTGACGCCGGCGTGCTGCTGCACCGCGGCTATCCCATCGACCAGCTGGCCGAGAAGTGCGACTTCCTGGAAGTGGCCTATCTGATCCTGAAGGGCGAACTGCCCAACGCCGAGCAGAAGACCAAGTTCGAGAGCGACATCACCCGTCACTCCATGCTGAACGAGCAGATCTCGTTCTTCTTCCGCGGCTTCCGTCGCGACTCGCACCCGATGGCGGTGATGTGCGGCGTCGTCGGCGCCATGGCGGCGTTCTACCACGATTCCACCGACATCAACGACCCGCACCAGCGCATGGTCGCCAGCTATCGCTTGGTCGCCAAGATGCCGACCATCGTCGGCTGGGCGTACAAGTACTCGCAGGGTCAGCCGTTCATGTATCCGCAGAACAAGCTGTCCTACGCCGAGAACTTCCTGCACCTGATGTTCGCCACCCCGTGCGAGGAATACAAGATCAGCCCGATTCTGGCCCGCGCCATGAACCGCATCCTGATCCTGCACGCCGATCACGAGCAGAACGCCTCGACCTCCACCGTCCGTCTGGCCGGTTCGTCGGGCGCCAACCCGTTCGCCTGTATCGCCGCCGGTATCGCCTCGTTGTGGGGTCCCGCCCATGGCGGCGCCAACGAAGCCGTGCTGGAAATGCTGCATGAAATCGGCTCGGTCGACCGTATCCCCGAATTCATCGCCAAGGCCAAGGACAAGGACGATCCGTTCCGTCTGATGGGCTTCGGCCACCGGGTGTACAAGAACTACGACCCGCGCGCCAAGATCATGCAGCAGACCTGCCACGAAGTGCTGACCGAGCTGGGCGTCAAGGACGACCCGCTGTTGAAGCTGGCCATGGAACTGGAACGCATCGCCCTGGAAGACGAATACTTCGTCCAGCGCAAGCTGTTCCCGAACGTGGACTTCTATTCGGGCATCATCTTCCGCGCCATGGGCATCCCGACCCAGGTGTTCACCTGCCTGTTCGCCCTGGCCCGCACCGTCGGCTGGATCGCCCAGTGGAACGAAATGCTGACCGACAGCGACCAGAAGATCGGTCGTCCGCGCCAGCTGTACATCGGTTCCGACGTCCGCGATGTCCCGCCGATCGAAAAGCGCTGATCAGCGCGTCCAGATCTTTGCATCAGAAGGGCGGCGCCACACGGCGCCGCCCCGACGATTTCCCGTGGCCGTCAACGACAATCGCGGCCCGCTGGGGCAAAGACTGAAAAAAGCCGGCTTCGTCGCCCTGTTGGCGATAATGGCCGCCGCCATCGTCTGGATGGAAACGACCTGACAAAAAACCCGCCTTTCCGGCGGGTTTTTTCTTATTTCTCGCGCAGGGCCTTGTTGGCCAGGGCGCGGCCGATCAGCAGCTTGGCGATGATCAGTCCGGCGCCGAATACCAGACCGGAGGCGATGGCGATGGTTTCGATGCTCATGAACTTCTCCGTTAATGACTTCAGCAAGCTATAGCATCCCGGCCCTGCCTGCTGCTATGGTCCCGCGATTTTCTATTTAGGAGTATTTCCATGGCCTCGCAAATTCGCGCTTCGCATATCCTGCTCATGTACCAGGGCTCCATGCGGTCCACCGCAACCCGTTCCAAGGACGAAGCGCTGGCCATGATCACCGATCTGAAGGCCCAGATCGCCAAGGGCGCCGACTTCGCCCAACTGGCCGCGCAAAATTCCGATTGTCCGTCGGGCCGTGAAGGCGGCGATTTGGGCACGTTCGGCCCCGGCATGATGGTGCCCGATTTCGACACCGCCGCCTTCGCCCTGGCAGAAGGCGAGATTTCCGACGTGGTCGAAACCCCGTTCGGCTTTCACCTGATCCAACGCACGGTGCCGGAAGCGCAGATCCGCGCCTCGCACATCTTGTTGATGTACGAAGGCTCCATGCATTCCTCGGCGGAACGCAGCAAGGCCGAAGCCCTGGCCCAGATCAACGCCATCAAGGCCGACATCGCCGCCGGCGCCGATTTCGCCAAGCAGGCCATCGACCATTCCGATTGTCCGTCGGGCCGCGAAGGCGGTGATCTGGGCGATTTCGGTCGCGGCCAGATGGTCGGCGAATTCGAAACCGCCGCCTTCGCCCTGGATGTGGGCCAGATTTCCGACGTGGTGGAAACCCCGTTCGGCTATCACCTGATCCAGCGCACGGCCTAACCATGCCCCTGGATGCCGGGGGACAAAACAGCACCCAGATGGTGCTGGCCCCCGGCGCCAGCATCTTTCGCTGCCGCCAGTGCGGGCAAACCATCAGCCGCCACGACTGGCTGCTGCCCATGGGCGGCGACCATGAACACGTGGTGTTCAATCCGGCGGGGATGATTTTTTGCGTCTGGTGTTTTTCCCTGGCGCAAGGCCTGCGCCTGATCGGCGCGCCTTCGGGGGAATTTAGCTGGTTCAAGGGCTATGACTGGACCATCGCCCTGTGCGGCCAATGCGGCAGCCATCTGGGCTGGCATTATGAAGGCGGCAGCCAACCGCGCACCTTCTTCGGTCTGATCAAGGATCGGTTGGCCGAGGGACCGGCGGATTAGCCCCCCGAACCAGCCCGATCAATGGCCGGGATTGACGCGCAGGCGCTCGACCACTTGGCCCTTCTTGAAATGGGAATCGACGATTTCGTCGTAATCGGCGGCTTCCACCGGCTGGTACCAGACGCCTTCGGGATAGACCACCATCAACGGGCCGTTGCCGCAAAAGCCCAGACAGCTGGCCTGGGCCAGGCTGACGCCCTTTTCCCACAGCATGCCCTTCTGGAACCGGGCCATCATCTGGTCAAACATGGCCGTGCCGCCGCCCTTGGAGGTGCAGCAGCCGCGCGGATGGCCCGCCGGGCGTGAGGTGGTGCAAACGAACACATGGTATTTATGGGACATCGGGGCATCTCCTTGTTTGGAACTATCCTAAACAAGAAAATACCCCGTTTTTCCCACCGGCACCAGAGTCCATAAAAAAATTATGGAGATTACTTGCCTTGGCGGGCCGGCAGTTCGTCGGCGCTGCACAGGTCATAGCGGACCATGGCGTTATCGACGGTCTTGCCGGTCAGCTCGCGCCACGTGTTCATGGCCAGCTGACGTTCGAACGGACCATGCACTTCCAGCGTCTTGCCGGCGGCGATGACGTCGAAGTCGGTATCGGCGTATTCGCCGCCGACCACGTACCACTGGTCTTCACCCTGCTCGTCATCGCTGCGGATGAAATAGCGGATCATGGCATTGTCGACGGTCTTGCCGGTCAGGGCGCGCCAGCAGACATGGGCCTCGTGCTCACCGAAGGGGCCGAAGCGCTCTTCCTTGTGACCGGGGGCAATGGTGGTAAAGGCGGTG
This is a stretch of genomic DNA from Magnetospirillum gryphiswaldense MSR-1 v2. It encodes these proteins:
- a CDS encoding ComEC/Rec2 family competence protein, whose translation is MDRLLAERERWPLWLPVFLGLGIAAYFSLPVEPPLWLGLALSVLVVIPWVVLRRRAWTAIIALPLLVLTLGFAIGQWRSVVVQAPVLERHSGKVLVSGVVAEVEAVADGGQRVTLEQLQVNLDGPVPTKARLRLKQTEPVPVGAEIRLWANLMPPSQPVAPGAFDFARHAWFLGLGAVGSGLSEVEILTPPGQGYWLNRLRHQVTLRVTEAIPGAAGGVAAALITGETAGIPRQVMDQYRDSGLAHLLSISGLHMSLLAGMAFFILRGGLALVPRVALNHPIKKWAALVAMILTFLYMLLAGAPVPAQRAFLMTGIVLLAVLLDRSALSMRLVAWAAVLVLVVSPEALTGPSFQMSFAAVAALIATYEVVAKPMAGWSVNHSRPHHRLLLYLAGVVLSTLVAGSSTALYGAYHFNRFALWSVLANLLAVPITGVAVMPFAMLSLLLMPLGLEHLALVPMGWAVTVVNMVAAWVAALPGAAITLPPLAPWGMACFTLGGLWLLIWRGSWRLWGLAPMVLGLSGFFLAHPPDLLVDGRGYAFGLRMEDGSLLVSRGGRIIKESWDRRAGPLSSERWPKQGRSHDGALSCDPLGCVWRRDGIVVALIQNEAGIAAACASAQVVVSAVPVRDACRGPRLVIDRIDLWRRGAHALWLDDLKTLSVAKWQGKRPWSHRPVRRRKKVEETPSEPVSETQKDDI
- a CDS encoding ABC transporter ATP-binding protein, with translation MSDQFVSVRGLVYEYGVNRALDEVSFDLPAGSVTALVGPNGAGKTTLLRCLAGLERPLAGSVRIDGIDVLEQPRLAHAKLGFQQDFFGVYDDLSVRRNLLHAAAIQGMDENDMEAAAVWAAEAVSLSNRLEDRAGTLSRGLRQRLAIARSMVHRPRLLLMDEPASGLDPEARRELSGLIRTLNMAGMTIVVSSHILAELEDYSTHMLALRQGRAAQVAVLSGETAPKSRWRLGLIGDARDALAGMQGAAKVADCQIIDGEIEFSFDGEPLDRHHLLRHLVEQGVMVTSLAPTGGHLEKLYMGERA
- the gltX gene encoding glutamate--tRNA ligase; its protein translation is MQVVTRFAPSPTGFLHIGGARTALFNWLFARHHGGRFLLRIEDTDRARSTQAAVDAIFDGLKWLGLDGDGEPVFQFARMDRHAEVARQLVAEGKAYYCYCSPEELDAIRAQQKAEGKPMRYPGIWRDRDASEAPAGVPGVVRLRAPQEGETVIDDLVQGEVKVANAQLDDMVLLRADGTPTYMLSVVVDDHDMGITHVIRGDDHLTNAFRQYQLYKACGWDVPRFAHIPLIHGPDGAKLSKRHGALGAEAYRDMGFLPEAMRNYLLRLGWSHGDDEIITTEQAVEWFTLDNVGRSPSRFDMTKLTNLNGHYMRGADDARLVELLAPLLAAKLEHAVDADGQARLLAGMNGLKERAKTLVELADLAAFYARRRPLAFDDKAAKVVADGEQMALLTEYAGTIEAAEWKKDVLEEAARVFAEAKGQKLGKVAQPLRAALTGSSVSPPIFEVMEVLGRAETLGRIADTTGKGRP
- the gltA gene encoding citrate synthase, with product MSTKESVTLINNSTGKQIEMPLLSGTVGPKVMDIRKLYGDMDIFTYDPGYTSTGSCKSAITYIDGDAGVLLHRGYPIDQLAEKCDFLEVAYLILKGELPNAEQKTKFESDITRHSMLNEQISFFFRGFRRDSHPMAVMCGVVGAMAAFYHDSTDINDPHQRMVASYRLVAKMPTIVGWAYKYSQGQPFMYPQNKLSYAENFLHLMFATPCEEYKISPILARAMNRILILHADHEQNASTSTVRLAGSSGANPFACIAAGIASLWGPAHGGANEAVLEMLHEIGSVDRIPEFIAKAKDKDDPFRLMGFGHRVYKNYDPRAKIMQQTCHEVLTELGVKDDPLLKLAMELERIALEDEYFVQRKLFPNVDFYSGIIFRAMGIPTQVFTCLFALARTVGWIAQWNEMLTDSDQKIGRPRQLYIGSDVRDVPPIEKR
- a CDS encoding peptidylprolyl isomerase, with product MPEAQIRASHILLMYEGSMHSSAERSKAEALAQINAIKADIAAGADFAKQAIDHSDCPSGREGGDLGDFGRGQMVGEFETAAFALDVGQISDVVETPFGYHLIQRTA
- a CDS encoding cereblon family protein; the protein is MPLDAGGQNSTQMVLAPGASIFRCRQCGQTISRHDWLLPMGGDHEHVVFNPAGMIFCVWCFSLAQGLRLIGAPSGEFSWFKGYDWTIALCGQCGSHLGWHYEGGSQPRTFFGLIKDRLAEGPAD
- a CDS encoding (2Fe-2S) ferredoxin domain-containing protein, which gives rise to MSHKYHVFVCTTSRPAGHPRGCCTSKGGGTAMFDQMMARFQKGMLWEKGVSLAQASCLGFCGNGPLMVVYPEGVWYQPVEAADYDEIVDSHFKKGQVVERLRVNPGH
- a CDS encoding DUF4170 domain-containing protein, producing the protein MAKKFYVVGGEYADTAFTTIAPGHKEERFGPFGEHEAHVCWRALTGKTVDNAMIRYFIRSDDEQGEDQWYVVGGEYADTDFDVIAAGKTLEVHGPFERQLAMNTWRELTGKTVDNAMVRYDLCSADELPARQGK